From Aegilops tauschii subsp. strangulata cultivar AL8/78 chromosome 5, Aet v6.0, whole genome shotgun sequence:
GGATCAGCTGGTCACGACCTCGCCACCGTCCGCGCGAGGCGCTGCACCTTGGCGGCGATCTCTGGGGGCACCCGCACGGCCGATCGGTGCGGCTCCTTGCACCGCCGGAGGTCCAGCCCCAGCGCGTCCGACACGTCCTCCGAGCTCCATCCAGCTCGCCTGAGGGAGTCTGAGCACCGGTCCGTCTTCAGGAGGAGTGTGTCGAGCACGGCCTCCGCGTCGGCGGCTGGCGGAGCCTCCTCGCCGTCGAACATCCCTGAGGCGGCCACCTCCACCATCTCGTCCACCTCCCTGTCCCTCCAGCCACCTTTCTTGAGCACCGATCCGAGCTTGTCCAGGTAGTTGTCCACCCAGCGCGGCGTCGACCTCCGAGGTGGCGAGCAGCAGCCTGACGAGGATGTGGATGCGGTGGAGGCTTCGGAGGACGACGAGTCGCGGCGGCGCCTGTCGGAGGCCGCGTCGCTCCAGAACTCGATCCAGCGCGGGGCCTGGCCGCCGCAGGCCGCGTCGAGGCTGCGGCGCGTGCAAGGCGTGCTCGTGCCGGAGGAGGGCATCGCCGCGAACGGGGAGGAGATGTCCATCGGCTGGAAGGACGACTCCCGGGTGAAGAAGTGGACGACGTCGAGGCCGCAGCAGAGGACGCGGTCGTCGGTGACGAAGAACACGGGGTTCCCGGCGAGGGAGGGGGTGCAGGGCAGGTAGCACCGATCGAAGAGCGGCACCAGCAGCGGCGCGCGCCGTATGGCGGAGCGGGCGAGCCGCCTCGCGCGGTCGGGGTCGGCCGGCCTCTTCCCCCAGCACCGCGGCCACAGCGCGCCCCTCGCGATCTGGAGCGACGCCGCGGCGACGGGCAGGTCGAACGCGGCGCGGAGCCCCGCGCGGGAGCGCCAGTCAGGGAACCCGGGGCCCGACGGCAGCCCGAGGGCCAGCACGGCGCGGAGGTCGGGAGGGAAGGTGAACCCCATCTCGGCCTCGGCGCGGGCGAGCTCCGCGTCGGAGAGCCCCGGGAGGATGGCCACCCCGGACGCCCGGAGGTGCGAGAGCACGGACGACGCCACGCCCTGGAAGGAGTAGAGCCCGTGGCGCGGGGACGCCGATGCCGAGGAAGGGCCGGCCGCGGCGCGCGTGGACAGGCGGCGCAGGCCGGCCGCGTGCGCCGCCGGGGCCATGCCCGCCATCCGGTGCTCCACATCCACCATCGCGACGGTCCGACTCGCCGCGGCGAGCGGCTGCTTTCCCCTGTGCGTTTTGGCGTTTGGATGCGGGGAGCGGGGAGCTTGGGAGAGTCGGAGAAAAACGGCTGTGAGTGAAGGAGACGGGCGGACACGGTGGTAACGGAGTACGCTATATAGCGGGAGGCAGCCGTGGCCGTGGGGGTGTGTGGAGGGTGGAGGACAAGCCTGGGCCCAGAGGCAATGGGCCGTGGCCCCACCTGGGAGATCTGAGGTCCTGCCGCTGGGTGTTGCGTGGGCCCAGCCACAGCGATGCCTCCAGCATAGAGCACGCTCTAATCCAGACAAGAAAAAAATAAACGAAGAGGCGACGCTGATCGGTGTCAGACTGTCAGCAGGCAAGCAGCCTACAATGTGATCAACTGGTTTGTATTAGCATTTCTGTCTACTTTTCACCGCCAAAATTTAATGGCTAACAAAATTGGACAGGTCATGAAACTAGACTCTTTGCTCTGTTTCTTTGCGAACAAAAGCAGTAGCTCAGATATTTTCGTGTTGCACGTCAAATCGCGGGTAACCAAAGTATGGTCGAAGACCGTGAGGTCACGGTTAAATGCAAACACAAATTGTTTGAGTCCCAAGAGGAAAGCTTAACATGTGATTAACAAGAAAAAAAATAACATTCACGGTTTATGTCACACTGAACTACCACTATCGAAACGTCAACAAAAAGCTAACACTTTAATCTAATTTTTGGCAaaaaaaaactaccactttcgtTTGACAACCGGTTTGACGATtttgttcgcacacgaacacatCACTGTGTACCTTCAACACCGAGGGTGGTGCACCGTAGCTCACGTCTAAGCGCGATCCACAGAAAAACTTCTGAGAATCTGAAACCACACACATCTAGAAGGGACCCCGTCACGGAGTGTTgtggctatgggctgccctaggtcggttCAACAACTCCTAGAGCCTCGGGATTCACAGCTCTCCAACACGAAGAACAATGAAGAACGAGATAGCAGAAACATGGGATAGAACGAAAAGTAGATGAAAAAAGTAATAGATGTATTTTGCGATTGTGTGCTGTTCGGTCAGCCGTCACCTCTGACATATATAAGATGCGGCTGGACTTCCAATACAAGATGACTCCAAACCTCGTGTAAAATATTTCAAACTTAACCGAACTCGGATTCAGGTATGTCTGAAACAtcagttttttttttgttttttttcaggACATATACTACTTTGGATGTTGACGTGCCCAAAAGCAAATTTAACCGCTTCAATGAGACGAACAACTTCCGTGTTGAACACTTTTTCATCTGAGGCCATCTGAATGACTTCATGGGTCCATCTTCAGCTTCTAACTGGGTTTAGCTGACATAGTCGGGCTTAGAATTCCATGTCACCTCCCTCTGATTTCGAGACCTCAGATTGAGAACTTGGATTGAGATCTCGGATTATGACGTCGGATTTCCTAGGACCTCGGATTGCACATGACCTCAGATTTCCTAGGACCTCGGATTGGCCAACTAGTTTTTTCAGCCTGATCTTGTTTTGACTCCACAAGCCACATACGGCCTCGGATTGAGATGATTTATGTATCAAAATCGACTAGCTTGACGAGACGAAGACGTTTTGTGTACAAAACTCTTCATACGAGGTTGTCTTTGAGGGGTAATCGGTCGAACCGTACTCCACAACCATGGATCTCAATACTGAGCTCAATTTTCGCCTCTGAGATGAGGTCGGATGGCAATGACCTAAACATAAAAGGTGTTCACTTCAACGATATGAAAACTTTTGAtgttgaaaaatatttcattcgAGGCCATCTTAATTACATTTACGGTCGTGCCAAAAAATAGCGTCAACAGATTTTAAACGAGGTTATGACAACATTGGCCCACATGTCAAGTCCACGTGCGCCTACCGACTAACGGAGCTCAACCAATGACTGTTAGAGCCGTCATTTGGTCCGACCAAGTCAAAGTGGCCACCCGACTCTCATCTTCCCCTCCATCTCTCATTCTCTCCCGAGCTCACTCGCAGCTTCTCCTCTCCTCGCACCTGGGCGACGCCGCGAGGATGCCTTCGTGGAACGACGGCGAGGAGAGCACAGACGAAGACACGAGCTACTTCGGTAGCATATAGATGGAGTATTTCATAAGTCATTTCTCTGCTAGGAGGGTTTGGGTTTCAAGATATTTGGGATTTCTTTGATTTGAGCTCATATCTATCACTTGCTCACAATTCAAATTCTGATTTTGTTTTCATGGTAGCATTAAGTCCTTGCAGCATGGAAGAACCGTAAGCTTGTTTCCTATATTGAACAATATTTTGCGGCTCCGCATGTTCCTAATTGTTAGCTCTTTCCTGTGGAAGTTTTGGAACAAAATGAGGTGGCCTAAGATAGAGGGATCAATGCTTTTCATTTCTTTGAGAAAATAATTTCCTAGGAAAGATAAGTAGATGGCAATTGAACGTAATTTAAAGAAGAGTCAAGCAACTTCCATAGAGTTTGATATGAACAATATAGTTTTCTGCCACCTATGTGATCTTCGCGGGAACATAAGCGTCAATGATTGGCTTTTGCTATGCATATGCCTACCTGACAATGTTTCACCTTTTTTGTGATAGGCTGATTGCTTAATTGAAATATGAGAACAATTTTTTTGGCTGACATGATAATCTGGTATGCGTCATCTTTTCATCATTCATATGTTGGTATAAAATAGCAAAATTCTGTTGGTCCTAGCATGAGCATTTCGTGATAACAGTTCTTATTTTTACCAGATTGATAATAATTATTTCATTGTGATATGGTAGTTCACACGCTATCGATTGATTTATCTTTGTGACTTTATACATCTACGTTCAAGTATCTAGGACTGGGTTTATTTTAGATAATAAATCTTTGTGACtttgccggtattctccctctttgtgtaaaccttccatgttatgagagaaaaggcattagaattactccatgaAGCcatattatgcataaaaacattataaataatagtaggaaatcatgatgcaaaatggacgtatcatgcaCAAACCCGGACACTCCTCTTGATGATTTGAATCTGCCTCCTGGCCCAGGACACATGATGTCTTCATTCATCTTGAATGAGAAATACAAGATTACACAAGCAAAACTGGTGCACAAAAAGAAAGTGCAAAAGGAAAAGGAACTGAGGAAAAAATATGCTTTCAATATCCCCTCAACAACTTGTCACACTACAGTCTGAAATTCATCAGCTGTGTAAGGAATATGAAAGACAAGCCAATCATTGTTTTGGCGTCAAAGAACGATTCATCACTAactcaaccaaggtagatgaagACCACAACAAAAGAGAAGCCGCCAAGTTTggcttgaaggaaatatgccctagaggcaataataatgttattatttatttccttatttcatgataaatgtttattattcatgctagaattgtattaaccggaaacttgatacatgtgtgaatacatagacaaaaagagtgtcactagtatgcctctacttgactagctcgttgaatcaaagatggttaagtttcctagccatagacatgagttgtcattcgattaacgggatcacatcattagagaatgatgcgattgacttgacccattccgttagcttaacacttgatcgtttagtatgttgctattgctttcttcatgacttatgcatgttcctatgactatgagattatgcaactcccgaataccgtaggaacactttgtgtgctaccaaacgtcacaacgtaactgggtgattataaaggtgctctacaggtgtctccgatggtacttgttgagttggcgtatatcgagattaggatttgtcactccgattgtcggagaggcatctctgggcccactcagtaatacacatcactataagccttgcaagcattgtaactaatgagttagttgcgggatgatgtattacggaacgagtaaagagacttaccggtaacgagattgaactaggtattgagataccgacgatcgaatctcgggcaagtaacataccaatgacaaagggaacaacgtatgttgttatgcggtttgaccgataaagatcttcgtagaatatgtgggacccaatatgagcatccaggatccgctattggttattgaccggagacgtgtcttggtcatgtctacatagttctcgaacccgtagggtccgcacgcttaaagttcggtgactatcggtattatgagtttttgtgttttgatgtaccgaaggtagttcggagacccggatatgatcacggacatgacgaggagtctcgaaatggtcgagacgtaaagatcgatatattggacaactatattcggacaccaaaAGTGTTCcaggtggtttcggagaaaaccggagtgccggaggggttaccggaacccctcggggaagtattgggccttagtgggcccgaggggagagagagggcagcagcccaggaggtggcgcgccccctcccatgaggagtccgaattggactaggggagggggcgcggcccctctttccttcttcctctccctctctttccttccccttcccTCTTcttagttggactaggaaaggggagtcctactcctactaggaggaggactccccccctccttggcgcgccccaagggccagccggcctccccccttgctcctttatatacgggggcagggggcacctctagacacacaagttgatctgttgatctctcccagccgtgtgcggtgcccccctccaccataatccacctcgatcatatcgtagcggtgcttaggcgaagccctgcgtcggtagcaacatcatcaccgtcaccatgccgtcgtgctgacgaaactctccagcgaaactctgctggatcggagctcgcgggacgtcatcgagttgaacgtgtgctgaactcagaggtgccgtgcgttcggtacttggatcggtcggattgtgaagacgtacgactacatcaactgcgttgcgctaacgcttccgctttcggtctacgagggtacatggacacactctcccctctcgttgctatgcatcaccatgatcttgcgtgtgcgtaggattttttttgaaattagtacgttccccaacatggctCTGCTCCAACGTCAGGTTCATCAGCTCCACCCACACAGGCCAGTGAGACTGCGCCTTTATCTACTAAAGAGACTGCCAGGGCAACTGAAGGAGTTGTCCCTGAAGAAACTAAAAGGGCAACAAATGATGTTACTTATGAAGAAATTCCTAGGGCGACTGAAAGTGTCAtgcctgaagaacctgccagggtGACTGCATCAGTCACGCCTGATGAAAATGCTCCAACCAGTTCCTCAGCAGCAGCTCCAACAACGACTTCATATTTGAAGCTTAtcacccttccttctgcatcagaagtgAAGAAGACAAAGGCTGCTGAGAGAGAAGCTAAGAAGAGAAAGGCATCAGCTCCACCGATGTCTgaatcactgaagaaattgaagacaGCAACTTTGTCTTCAATTGTCATTTCGATTGATGCAATTCCAATCTCATCAGCGCCCCCTGCTCGTAACCTTGAGAATCTTCAAATGGTTCCATATGGGGTGGATTTTGAAATCCCTCATGCTGATGATGAATAAGAAGATACCCATTCCGCTGCTACCACAGAGCaaatggatgaagaaattgaggCTACTGATGTTTCTGCGCCTCAACAGACTGTTCAAACCCCTCAGCGTACACCGCCGATTGAACAAATTGAGGAGGAAGTGGATATCGATGGTGAAACAACTCCTCCACTCCATGATGAATATTGGGAAGCAGCTCACCCAAATTCGCCCCTCACCACTCCCCTCACGACAGAGCCTCAATCGCCTCAACGCACTGAAGAAATTCCAACTGGCTCTGAAGAACAACAACCATCGCTCCAAAGCATCCCTGGAGAAGTTCCAGCTGCAGCAGCTGATGAAACTGCTAATGATGATCCTGATGTTGATGTCATCAATGCATCTCCTCCACGTGCAGACTCAATTCCCTTAGCTGATACTGACACAGTTCCAACTGCCATAACTGAGGAAGTTGCTCGTGCTCTGGCCATCACCAATCCAAATGACTCAACTGGGTCTCCACGACCAGTACTTGATGTcataaagaaaaggaaaaatcTTCAACCCGTCCCAGTGATGCCCAAGATAGGAAAAGGCCTCAAGCGGCCTAAATTTGATAATGCAAAATTCTTCGAAGAGAAGATTTTTTCGTTGGCGAGTCACCCTATGACTCGGCCAAGCTAAGGCGTTTGAGGTTCTCGACAAGAACACAGATGAACTTATATGCATCATTGATGTTTGACAAGAAGAAAGTATTTCCGCATCgccatattcctcatgtggatatggagttGATTTCTTGCTTCCGGCCAGTTTTGAATGTAATACATGATTCTGGATTGCTAAACTTCTGCACAGATATCTGtgactggaatgaagaacttattcttcaattttatgctaCTGTGCACT
This genomic window contains:
- the LOC109763248 gene encoding uncharacterized protein produces the protein MVDVEHRMAGMAPAAHAAGLRRLSTRAAAGPSSASASPRHGLYSFQGVASSVLSHLRASGVAILPGLSDAELARAEAEMGFTFPPDLRAVLALGLPSGPGFPDWRSRAGLRAAFDLPVAAASLQIARGALWPRCWGKRPADPDRARRLARSAIRRAPLLVPLFDRCYLPCTPSLAGNPVFFVTDDRVLCCGLDVVHFFTRESSFQPMDISSPFAAMPSSGTSTPCTRRSLDAACGGQAPRWIEFWSDAASDRRRRDSSSSEASTASTSSSGCCSPPRRSTPRWVDNYLDKLGSVLKKGGWRDREVDEMVEVAASGMFDGEEAPPAADAEAVLDTLLLKTDRCSDSLRRAGWSSEDVSDALGLDLRRCKEPHRSAVRVPPEIAAKVQRLARTVARS